The stretch of DNA GAAAACAGGGAGCGATATATCTGAACAATATTATCTGAAGGCATTTCATTTTCAAGCAAGTATGCAATATGAATATTGAATACTTCTTTCTTTAAGAAGATATTTAAATCAATATCTGTTAATAATAACGAAAAATCATCACTAGTGAAAATATCCTTATTGTCTATCAAAATAAAATATTCGTTGTCTGGTTTAAGAATCTTCTTGTAAATATTTAATGTGGGATATTTATCAGATATTTTTTTCATAATTTCGTTAATTATTTTCTCAACCTTGCTCATTTAAATTCTCCTTTCAATTACTTTTCTCAATGAAATCAATTATATCTTTGGCATAATCCAAACAATCTTTTGCTTGTTGTGCCGATATATCTCTTGCGCTATAATCAGCAGTCCATCTCAAATTATACATAACACCTAAATTATCAAGTGGTTTCAATGTAGCTAAATTAAATGTTATTTTATTTGCCACATTTTGGTTAACAATACACGACTTTATCTTGGGTTTTATTTCTCCATGACGCAAGCTACCATGCGGTTTAACGACATTTTTATTGCATAAGTAATTTTTTGCCATTTGAACAGTTGCATAATAAGCTCTGTTTGCAATAATATTAAAGAATTTATTATTCTTTAAATATTTTTCAGCAATTTCTATATTTTCTTTTGATTTTTCTATTAACCCCATAAATATTGCTCAAAATTTTTATGATATTCTTTAATTTCGCAATGGCAATAATAGTTAGTTTGCAAGGAAGACTTGATTTTAGAAGGACGCTGGATTATGTCATTTTATGATGTTTCATTCTACTTTTTACAACAAAGAATGTCAAACAAAGTGATAAGTATCAAAGTATAAATGCTGGGTGAAGGGCATATATATCTCAAAATTAGGGCTTCTGTTAGGGATTTGGAGCGGTTTTTATATAGGGTATGCTCTTTTGATGGATAGTTTTATAGTTAAAGCTTTATAGTCGGAAAAGGGTATAAAAGGGGCTGTTTTGAAGGCTTAAGAGTTCTGTTTTCGGCTTCTGGGCTTCTTTGGGCTGATTTTAGCTCTTAATTCAGCAGGGCTGGTAAGTCCATTGATTAAGGATGGGGCTTGAATTTTTCCATCTTCATTGACAGTGATGTTCAGCTTATAGACAGAGGTCTTTCCCTTGCCACCCGAAACAAGCTCCAGATATTCAGCTTCCAAAGGGGCGATGTAGTTCTGCAATATCTGGGGATAGTAGTTTTTTCCCTGTTTTTTGAGATAATGCAAAATGTCTCTTCTTGTAAAAGCCATCTCTTCTGTAAAATCATTCCGTTCATTCATCTCATTGCACATATCTATTATTTGCCCTAACAATTCTCTTGAGCGTTTATCTAACTCATCCAGATTTTGCCCTAAAACATTTACTGCAAGGTTGTAAGCAGTCTCATAATCCTCAATAGTTGCATTAATATATCTGCCAATAAAAGTGTCCTCTTTTACTTCCCGCTGGAATTGTCTCAAGAACGCTATGACAGTAATTAAATCCAAGAATCTATCCATATCACGACGGGTTCTCACCCACTTTGTTGGGAAACTTATCTTTTCTGCATAGGGGATTGTCACCTTCAAAGGCTCTAGCAGTCTCTGAGCATTTTGATGTTTTCTCATAATCCCTTCACTGTGTTTTTTCCGAGCCATACCCTCAAGCGTTCTGCATTCTTTCTGGGCTTGCTGTATCAGTCGGGTTTGCTCTTCGGTCTCATCAATATATATCTCAAAAACCCGCGTCTGATTATCAATTTCAAGTGCCGTTCCTGTGGTAGTTTCAAGAAATGCAACCGGCCCGGAAACTTCAAACCACTCTGTTTTCATTACATTGTCATCCGCTTTCTGCGGAGCAAGTAATCTTAGCTTTTTCTCTGACTGTAACAAACGTATTGAATAGTTGGCAGTATCCGAACCAGTACGCTCCGCAACCGTGATGAGTTTGTTTTTTAAGTCATTCTTATCCATCCAGAACAGAGCATTTTCAGTAATCCTGCTGACATCAAATATTTCTTCCGAAGGCATTAAGGAAACTATCGCTTTCATTAACTGGGATTTACCGCTTGAGGATTGAGCTTTTATAACCCCTGA from Elusimicrobiota bacterium encodes:
- a CDS encoding HEPN domain-containing protein, whose product is MGLIEKSKENIEIAEKYLKNNKFFNIIANRAYYATVQMAKNYLCNKNVVKPHGSLRHGEIKPKIKSCIVNQNVANKITFNLATLKPLDNLGVMYNLRWTADYSARDISAQQAKDCLDYAKDIIDFIEKSN